One genomic segment of Actinomycetota bacterium includes these proteins:
- a CDS encoding DUF2905 domain-containing protein gives METSGVGRILLIVGVIALVAGGIFLLLGKMGLGSMPGDMQWGKGNVRFYFPLGTSIVLSIILTVLLNLFLRR, from the coding sequence ATGGAAACCTCCGGGGTCGGGCGCATCCTGCTGATCGTCGGCGTCATTGCCCTGGTCGCGGGCGGCATCTTCCTCCTTCTCGGCAAGATGGGCCTGGGTTCGATGCCCGGAGACATGCAGTGGGGCAAGGGGAACGTGCGCTTCTACTTCCCGCTGGGGACGAGCATCGTCCTGTCCATAATCCTGACCGTGTTGCTGAACCTGTTCCTCAGGCGTTAG
- a CDS encoding methyltransferase domain-containing protein — translation MAMNGVTEQYTSGNLLERVFEGLRAVGKDPDNLTVGDLAPVDHFHTLGASATTGLADAAGLKEGDEVLDAGCGLGGPARTLAETYGCRVTGIDLTPEFCEAAAELNRRVGLDDKIVIQQANALALPFGDDTFDVVWTMHVSMNIEDKAELYDQFARVLKPAGKLAFFDLIAGEGDLHFPVPWANDPAINHLVDEDELRLLLSTAGFHAEMWEDLTAEGADFFRSQVPSPLGVQLLGTDMKPKLMNLARNLAEGRVRAIRSVCSYPG, via the coding sequence ATGGCCATGAATGGTGTGACCGAGCAGTACACGTCCGGCAACCTGCTGGAGCGGGTGTTTGAGGGCCTGCGCGCGGTCGGGAAAGACCCCGACAATCTCACGGTGGGGGACCTCGCTCCCGTCGACCACTTCCACACGCTGGGCGCCTCCGCTACCACCGGCCTCGCCGACGCAGCGGGCCTGAAGGAGGGCGACGAAGTCCTGGACGCCGGCTGCGGCTTGGGCGGGCCGGCCCGGACCTTGGCCGAGACCTACGGCTGCCGGGTTACCGGGATCGACCTCACGCCCGAGTTCTGCGAAGCCGCAGCAGAGCTCAACCGGCGGGTCGGCCTGGACGACAAGATCGTGATCCAGCAGGCCAACGCCCTCGCTCTGCCGTTCGGCGACGACACGTTCGACGTGGTCTGGACCATGCACGTCTCGATGAACATCGAAGACAAAGCGGAGCTCTATGACCAGTTCGCCCGGGTGCTGAAGCCCGCAGGCAAGTTGGCGTTCTTCGATCTGATCGCGGGCGAGGGGGATCTGCACTTCCCGGTTCCCTGGGCAAACGACCCGGCGATCAACCACCTGGTCGACGAAGACGAGCTACGGTTGCTGCTGAGCACTGCCGGGTTCCACGCCGAGATGTGGGAGGACCTGACCGCCGAGGGCGCCGACTTCTTCCGCAGCCAGGTCCCCTCCCCGTTGGGCGTGCAGCTGCTGGGCACGGACATGAAGCCGAAGTTGATGAACCTGGCCCGCAACCTGGCCGAGGGCCGGGTCCGGGCGATCAGATCGGTCTGCAGCTACCCCGGTTAG
- a CDS encoding polyphosphate kinase 2 family protein — protein MTDWKITPGSTVSLSDLPTHTKEGAPGDKSVTEDALNDLVEKISSYQERLWAEQGQSLLVVLQAMDTAGKDGTIRAVFSGVNPQGVHVTSFKTPTSIELAHDFLWRIHQATPAKGEIGVFNRSHYEDVLVVRVKNLVPESVWRSRYELINHFEEQLVQSSTTVIKFFLHMSKEEQAKRLQARLDDPTKRWKFNSGDLVERALWDDYQRAYQEAIEKTSTEMAPWYVIPADRKWYRNWAVGKVIAETLEKMDPQYPEPEDVDPNLEIV, from the coding sequence ATGACCGATTGGAAGATAACCCCGGGTAGCACCGTCTCGCTGAGCGACCTGCCGACGCACACCAAAGAGGGTGCGCCGGGCGACAAGTCGGTCACCGAAGACGCGCTGAATGACCTTGTCGAGAAGATCTCCTCCTACCAGGAGCGCCTGTGGGCCGAGCAGGGCCAGAGCCTGCTGGTGGTGCTCCAGGCGATGGACACCGCCGGTAAGGACGGGACCATCCGGGCGGTATTCTCCGGGGTCAACCCGCAGGGGGTGCACGTCACGTCTTTCAAGACCCCCACCTCAATTGAGCTGGCCCACGACTTTTTGTGGCGAATCCACCAGGCGACTCCGGCAAAGGGTGAGATCGGCGTCTTCAACCGGTCGCACTACGAGGACGTGCTGGTCGTACGGGTTAAGAACCTGGTTCCCGAAAGCGTCTGGCGGTCCCGCTACGAGCTGATCAACCACTTCGAGGAACAGCTGGTCCAAAGCTCGACAACGGTCATCAAGTTTTTCCTGCACATGTCGAAGGAGGAGCAGGCCAAGCGCCTGCAGGCGCGTCTGGACGACCCGACGAAGCGCTGGAAGTTCAACTCCGGCGACCTCGTGGAGCGGGCGCTGTGGGACGACTACCAGCGGGCTTACCAAGAGGCGATCGAAAAGACCTCTACCGAAATGGCCCCCTGGTACGTGATCCCCGCCGACCGCAAGTGGTACCGGAACTGGGCGGTCGGCAAAGTTATCGCCGAAACGTTGGAGAAGATGGACCCGCAATACCCCGAGCCCGAGGACGTCGACCCGAACCTGGAGATCGTCTAA
- the yajC gene encoding preprotein translocase subunit YajC gives MDPGSLLMLVVVMIIFYFVLVRPQKKRATEHAALLSTLAPGDEVVTIGGAYGYVNRVEDDMVFLEVSEGIEIRFNKTAISRKVDSTIEPDEEVVEELETTVEAPEPDGNLPPSP, from the coding sequence ATGGATCCCGGAAGTCTTTTGATGCTGGTGGTCGTAATGATCATCTTCTACTTCGTGCTGGTCAGGCCGCAGAAGAAGCGGGCGACCGAGCATGCAGCGCTGCTTTCGACACTCGCCCCCGGCGACGAGGTGGTCACCATCGGGGGCGCCTACGGTTACGTGAACCGGGTGGAGGACGACATGGTGTTCCTCGAGGTCTCGGAAGGGATTGAGATCCGCTTCAACAAGACGGCCATCAGCCGGAAGGTCGACTCGACCATCGAGCCGGACGAAGAGGTGGTCGAGGAGCTGGAGACCACCGTCGAAGCCCCCGAGCCTGACGGCAACCTGCCGCCCAGCCCTTGA